Proteins encoded within one genomic window of Dromaius novaehollandiae isolate bDroNov1 chromosome 7, bDroNov1.hap1, whole genome shotgun sequence:
- the LOC135328917 gene encoding lanosterol synthase-like, with product MAGGGVSIPQDGRETPHPHPSCPCPSAQMLHVDTAVLLSWLLPPSAPHPWLPVLSWLCLAQAVLAVSFPVPLPSLCCCVCPLCACASAVVLHTPKLRRKVEGARGGNAGGSCCPREPGQAALLPQAAASPCLLSLFQGTNGSQLWDTAFAVQAFLEMPENPADYQKYYCRMNKGGFPFSTRDCGWIVADCTAEGLKSVMLLQEKCPFLTKPVPSERLFDAVNVLLSMRNSDGGFGTYETKRGGRLLELLNPSEVFGDIMIDYTYVECTSAVMQALRHFHEVFPEHRAPEMRETLQKGLDFCRRTQRADGSWEESWGVCFTYGTWFGLEAFACMQHTYRDGAVCREVARACQFLLSKQMADGGWGEDFESCEQRVYVQSAALQIHNTCWALLGLMAVRYPDISVLERGIKVLLDKQLPNGDWPQENIAGVFNKLCAISYTSYCNVFPIWTLGRFSRLHPNSPLAGQLQPRSSSGAGKAPEEAWSA from the exons ATGGCGGGGGGTGGGGTGTCCATCCCTCAGGATGGCAGAgagaccccccacccccaccccagctgcccctgcccctctgctcagatgCTGCATGTGGACACTGCCGTGCTtctctcctggctgttgcctccctctgctcctcatccctggctgcctgtcctgtcctggctgtgcctggcacAGGCCGTGCTGGCTGTCTCCTTTCCTGTCCCCTTGccatccctgtgctgctgtgTCTGTCCCCTCTGCGCCTGCGCAtcagctgtggtgctgcacaCCCCGAAGCTGAGACGCAAGGTGGAGGGAGCTCGCGGGGGTAATGCAGGAGGGAGTTGCTGCCCCAGAGAGCCGGGGCAGGCTGCCCTCCTGCCACAggcagctgcctctccctgcctgctctctctcttccagggGACAAATGGATCCCAGCTCTGGGATACTGCCTTTGCCGTTCAAGCCTTTCTGGAG ATGCCGGAGAACCCAGCCGACTACCAGAAATATTATTGCCGTATGAACAAG GGTGGCTTCCCCTTCAGCACCCGGGACTGCGGCTGGATCGTGGCTGACTGCACGGCAGAGGGGCTGAAGTCGGtgatgctgctgcaggagaagtgccCCTTCCTAACCAAGCCCGTCCCCTCTGAGCGCCTCTTTGACGCCGTGAATGTG TTGCTGAGCATGAGAAACTCCGATGGAGGCTTTGGCACCTATGAAACCAAGCGAGGAGGTCGCTTACTGGAGCTGCTGAACCCCTCGGAGGTGTTTG GTGACATCATGATCGACTACACCTACGTGGAGTGCACGTCGGCCGTCATGCAGGCGCTCAGACACTTCCACGAGGTCTTCCCTGAGCACAGGGCCCCAGAGATGAG AGAGACTCTGCAGAAGGGCCTGGACTTCTGTCGGAGGACGCAGCGAGCCGACGGGTCGTGGGAAGA gAGCTGGGGGGTTTGTTTCACCTACGGCACCTGGTTTGGCCTGGAGGCATTTGCCTGTATGCAGCACACATACCGcgatgg GGCTGTGTGCAGAGAAGTGGCCCGGGCCTGCCAGTTCCTGCTCTCCAAGCAGATGGCAGATGGTGGCTGGGGAGAAGACTTTGAGTCGTGCGAGCAGCGCGTGTACGTGCAGAGTGCCGCTTTGCAGATCCACAATACgtgctgggccctgctgggacTCATGGCTGTCAG gTACCCTGATATTAGTGTGCTGGAAAGGGGCATCAAAGTGTTGCTCGATAAACAGCTGCCCAACGGGGACTGGCCTCAG gaGAACATTGCTGGAGTGTTCAACAAGTTGTGCGCCATCAGCTACACCTCCTACTGCAACGTCTTCCCCATCTGGACACTGGGGCGTTTCTCCCGGCTGCATCCCAACAGCCCTCTcgctgggcagctgcagcccagatcCTCCTCTGGGGCAGGGAAAGCCCCAGAGGAGGCCTGGTCTGCCTGA
- the LOC135328947 gene encoding inositol 1,4,5-trisphosphate receptor-interacting protein-like 1 gives MAGGLALLLAMLGIVLQPLKVSDHMDVAMEQCMQQRKEQEVELMTRLQQEFAEMMQEPQSGLFRRDVVFATWDLWQFGAFAGGLVLLFGLFWMATEQDFDECDSSSGLSSSSSEEEGEGEEQEAVGAVHWLSPEQQLDCPGRRALETFYQQHLWGPVQDVAHTCKVVEELAGNLLHACQMLSLTTFLPRLEWCIGVGSVFEGWSYHRQDTVYRLLVLLKPPPGHSFRLKLGTGGELPARHGRVHVKLECMCEREQLLGDVLCFRHHSQIRVRRYQRPGLLHTLCTGFYLDVEKTARWFQLCVRNAWDVIAAEQNCQLTVLPSSHSCKLQLTCDSGRTMHTEIMLGVQQDNSGLFMGSQEAEAGLSSSTTWLESCALQELLFFRFMARQAPQGSCHLTCLQLLTYLLEDSVLSSVHLKTVAMHLLTLLPPSEWCPEHLLERLRDVLRYLHHCLEEKQLHHFLLGNERVPREVPLPAAFQTASPLNLFQRLAQQPDAHAQAPREFTELQDRLRSLLD, from the coding sequence ATGGCTGGGGGTCTTGCGCTCCTCCTCGCCATGCTGGGCATTGTCCTGCAGCCGCTGAAGGTCAGTGACCACATGGATGTGGCCATGGAGCAGTGCATGCAGCAGcgcaaggagcaggaggtggagctGATGACTCGGCTGCAGCAGGAGTTTGCGGAGATGATGCAGGAGCCGCAGAGCGGACTTTTCAGGAGAGATGTGGTCTTCGCCACCTGGGACCTGTGGCAGTTTGGGGCCTTTGCTGGAGgccttgtgctgctctttgggCTCTTCTGGATGGCCACGGAGCAGGACTTTGATGagtgtgacagcagcagtggcctgagctcctccagcagcgaagaggagggggaaggcgaggagcaggaggctgtgggtgctgtgcacTGGCTCTCTCCTGAACAGCAGCTGGACTGCCCAGGCAGGAGGGCCCTAGAGACCTTCTACCAGCAGCACCTCTGGGGGCCAGTGCAGGACGTGGCCCACACATGCAAGGTGGTGGAAGAGCTGGCGGGCAACCTCCTCCATGCCTGCCAGATGCTCTCTTTGACAACTTTCCTGCCGCGGCTGGAATGGTGCATCGGTGTGGGCAGCGTTTTTGAAGGCTGGAGCTACCACAGGCAGGACACCGTCTACAGGCTGCTCGTGCTCCTGAAGCCACCACCCGGGCACTCCTTCCGCCTGAAGCTGGGCActggcggggagctgccggcgaGGCATGGTCGCGTCCATGTGAAGCTGGAGTGCATGTGCGAgagggagcagctgctgggggatgTGCTGTGCTTCCGGCACCACTCCCAGATCCGAGTGCGCAGGTATCAGCGCCCCGGGCTCCTACACACCCTGTGCACTGGCTTCTACCTGGATGTGGAGAAAACCGCCCGCTGGTTCCAGCTCTGTGTAAGAAATGCCTGGGACGTGATTGCTGCGGAACAAAACTGCCAGCTGAcagtgctgccttcctcccattCCTGCAAGCTCCAGCTCACATGTGACTCTGGGAGAACCATGCACACTGAGATAATGCTGGGGGTGCAGCAAGACAACTCGGGGCTCTTCAtgggcagccaggaggcagaggccggcctcagcagcagcacaacttggctggagagctgtgccctgcaagagctgctgttcttcagattcatggccaggcaggccccccagggcagctgccacCTAACGTGTCTGCAGCTCCTCACCTACCTCCTGGAGGACTCGGTGCTTTCCTCTGTCCACCTGAAAACAGTCGCCATGCACCTCCTGACACTGCTTCCCCCATCAGAGTGGTGCCCAGAGCATCTCCTGGAGCGGCTGAGGGATGTCCTGCGCTACCTGCACCactgcctggaggagaaacagcttCACCACTTCCTCCTAGGCAACGAGAGGGTGCCCAGGGAGGTCCCCCTGCCAGCGGCCTTCCAAACGGCCAGCCCGCTCAACCTCTTCCAGCGCCTGGCGCAGCAGCCCGACGCCCACGCCCAGGCGCCGCGCGAGTTCACCGAGCTGCAGGATCGGCTCAGGAGCCTGTTAGACTGA